Within Campylobacter jejuni, the genomic segment GGAAAAAAAGCCAGTAAAGATATAAAATTTGGCGATGCTTTAAAACAAGGAGATTTCCAATGACCTTCACCCCTACCCAAAAAGAACTCTTTAACAAAAACATTGAGGCTTTAGGTAATATTCTTTTAAAAGAAAGTTTAAAAGAAATCAAGTCTAGTAAATTTGAACTTATCTTAGGTAAAGATAATCTAGATATCAATTTAAAAGATACAAGTATAAAAAATAATGGGGGGGGGTATAATGAAAATTTACTTTATCAAGATCCCATTAAAGAGTTGCAAGCTATGTTAAACACTTACAACGACAAATACCTACTTTATCCTGTATTGTATTTTTATGGTTTTGGAAATGGAGTTTTATTTAAAGCTTTATTACAAAATAAAAATCATCAGCATATTGTTGTTTTTGAAAAAGATATAGAAATCATTTGGATCATGTTTCATATCTTAGATTTTTCAAATGAATTGCAAAGTGCAAGATTGATGATTTTGGAAAATGATAAATTACAAACTCAAGATTATAATGAACTTTGTTCTTTTAAACCTTTCTTTCAATTTTCTAGAATTTATTTTTTAGAATTAATGAGTCATTATTATGAAAGATTTCATGAAGATGTTTTGGAGTTAAATAAAAAGCTAGTACAGTATTTTAAAGATTCTATTATTTCTCATGGTAATGATTCAACAGATACTCTTCAAGGCATAGAACAATTTGTTTATAACTTACCTCAAATGATCACTCATCCTAGTTATACAAAACTCCTTTCTAAAAGAAAAAATTTAAGTGATACAGCTATTATTGTTTCTACAGGACCATCTCTTACTAAACAACTTCCTTTGTTAAAAAAATATGCTAATACAGCTACGATTTTTTGTGCAGATTCTTCTTATCCTATTTTAGCTAAACATGATATCAAGCCTGATTATGTTTGCATGCTTGAAAGAAGTGAATTTACGGCTGAATTTTTTAATCATGATTTTGGGGAATTTGATAGGGATATTGTATTTATTTGTGCTGGTGTTGTTCATCCAAAGGCGATTGAGTATTTAAAGGGTAGAAATTTAGTCATCACTCAAAAAGTTCTTGGTTTACCATATTATATAAATCTTAAAGATTTTTCTTATGCTGCCGTAGGATTTAGCGTTGCACATATGTTAGCCTACCTAGCAACTTATCTCAATCATAAAAATATCATTTTCATAGGACAGGATTTAGCTTATGCTGAAAATGGCAATTCTCATCCTGATGATTATCAAAATTCAGCTAACTATGAAAGTCAAATGTATGAGCACATTTTAACCAAAGCTTATGGCGAGAAAGAAGAAGTTAAAACTCACGCTATATGGATTTTGTTTAAAAACTATTTTGAAAATGAAATAATTCCAAACACTATAAAAATGGGTATCACCACCTACAACTGCACCGAAGGTGGAGCAAGGATAGAAGGAACTATAGAAAAACCTTTTTTATGGGCTTGTGAGAATTTACTTGATAAAGATTTAAATAAACCTTTTGAAAAATTAGAACCTTTAAGTTTAAATAAACAAAATGAGTTTTTACTTAAGGCTTATTATAAAGTTTATCAAAGTATTAAGCATTGTAGAGATTTTAATAAAATTCTAAGTAATGATTTTGAAAATATACAAAGTATATATTTGAGTTTAAATGAAAAAGAAGAGGATATCAATTTAGCTATTGAAAAAATAGATGAGTTTAAAAACAAACTTGAAGATATAAAACAAATGCAAGATTTGTATGATATCTTGCAATCTTTATTCATACAATTTGAACTTAATCTTGCTAGAATTTATGTTTTAAATCCTAAAACCAAAGAAGATGCTTTTAATAAAAGTATTCTTTGGATAAAAGAACATTTAGAATTTATGGAATTAGTTTATGGACATATTAAAGCACAAGAAAATGCTTTGATTAAAAATATACTTCCTTTAGAAGAAAAACTTAAAGAAAGAAAATTAGATAAATGGATGGAAAGGGTGAGAAGGTGAGAAATATTTTAGTTACAGGTGCTGATGGTTTTATAGGTTCTCATCTTTGTGAAAGTTTGGTCAAAAAAGGTTTTAAAGTCAGAGCTTTAAGCCAATATAATTCTTTTAATTTTTGGGGACATTTAGAAAAAAGTCCTTTTTTAAAAGACATGGAAGTTATAAGCGGGGATTTAAGAGATAGCTTTTTTTGCGAAAAAATTACCAAAAACATAGATGCGATCTTTCATCTTGGTGCTTTAATCGCCATCCCCTACTCCTACGCAGCCCCACAAAGCTATGTGGATACCAATGTTAATGGTACTTTAAATATGCTCGAAGCAGCTAAAAAAAACAAGATTTCACATTTTATCCACACCTCAACAAGCGAAGTTTATGGTACGGCCTTTTATGTGCCTATCGATGAAAAACACCCTTTACAACCTCAAAGCCCTTATTCTGCAAGTAAGATCGCTGCAGATATGATGGCACTAAGTTATTATAATTCTTTTAATTTAAATGTCAATATTGCACGCCCTTTTAACACCTATGGCCCAAGACAAAGCGCAAGAGCCATCATACCTACCATCATCACACAAATTTTAAGCGGAGCAAAGGAAATCAAACTAGGAGATTTAAGCCCTAAAAGGGATTTAAATTTTGTGCTAGATACTTGTGAAGGTTTTATCTCTCTTTTAAATTTAAAACATTTTGGAGAAGTTTATAATATAGGCTCAGGAGTGGAATACTCCATGCAAGAAGTACTTGATCTCATACAAAAAATTTTAGATTCTAAGGTAAAAATCATCCAAGATGAGCAAAGATTGCGTCCTAAAAATAGCGAAGTTTTTAGACTTTGTTGCGATGCAAACAAGCTTAAAAAAGCTACAAATTGGCAAAGCAAAATAAGTCTAGAAGAAGGTTTAAGACAAAGTATAGAGTATTTTAAAGAAAATTTAGAAAATTATAAAAGTGAACTTTATAATGTTTGAAAAAGAAATTTCTTTTATAAAAAGTCTTTTCAATAAAGAAAATATCGCCCTACATGAGCCTTGCTTTATAGGCAATGAGAAAAAATATCTCTTAGAATGTATCGATAGCGGTTTTGTTTCAAGCGTAGGAGAATTTGTAACGCGTTTTGAAGAAGCTTTAAAAGAAAAAACCAAAGCACGCTTTGTCATCGCTACAAATACAGGCACAGCAGCCCTTCATATCGCTTTACTAGCCAATGGTATCGATGAAAACTGCGAAGTCATCACTCAAAGCATAAGCTTTGTCGCCACGGCCAATGCTATCGCTTACACAGGCGCAAAGCCCGTTTTTTTAGACATAGATGAAAATACTCTAAGTTTAAGTCCTAAGGCTTTAGAGCATTTTTTAGAAAATCAAACTTATCAAAAAAATGGTTTTAGCTATAACAAAACTACACATAAACCCATCAAAGCTTGTGTTATCATGCATACCTTTGGTTTAAGCGCTCATATCAAAGCCCTCAAAGAGCTTTGTGAAAAATACCGCATTCTTTTAATCGAAGATGCTGCAGAAGCCTTAGGAAGCACTTATGAAAATAAGGCCTTAGGCACTTTTGGAAAATGTGGAATTTTAAGCTTTAATGGCAATAAAATCATCACAGGCGGATGTGGTGGAGCGATACTAAGCGATGATGAAAATTTAGCTAAGCTTGCAAGACACCTTAGCACCACAGCCAAAATCCCCCATCCTTACGAATACGATCATGACATGATAGCTTATAATTACCGTCTTTGTAATGTAAACGCAGCGATCTTGCTTGCAGGACTTGAAAATTTAGAACCTTTTTTAGAAAACAAAAGAGAACTTGCTAAAATTTACAAGGATTTTTTTAAAAATCACGATAAATGCGAATTTATCGATGAAAAAAGCAATGAAAAAAGCAATTTTTGGCTCAATACCTTGCTTTTTAAGGATGAAAATTTAAGAAATATCTTTTTAGAAGAATGCTTGAAAAATAATATTTTTGTTCGCCCTGTATGGAAAAGCTTACCAAGTTTAAAAGCTTTTCAAGATTGTCAAAGCGATGAGCTTATAAATACCAAAAATTTAGAAAAACGCTTGGTTAATTTACCTAGCAGTGTCAGAAGAAAATAAACAATTTATGTTAAAATGAAAACTTTTTAAAATGGGAGCGTTAATGAAAAAATATATTAGCAATGAAGAAATTTCAAACAATTTGGGAAGCAATGAAAAAATTTGGGAACAAATTTTTTCTAAAAAAGAATGGGGCAAGTATCCAAGTGAAAATGTTATAAGATTTATAGCAAGGAATTTTTATAATGTGCAAGATAGAAGTAAAATCAATATTTTAGAACTTGGTTTTGGAACAGGAGCTAATTTATGGTTTTGTGCAAAAGAAGGTTTTAGTGTAAGTGGTATAGAATGGAGCAAAACAGGATTAGAGCGTTTTAAAGCTCGTATGAAAGATGAGAATTTAAGTGATAAAATCAAGCAAATTGAACTGGGTGATTATATCGATAAATTAGATAGTTTTAAAGATGATAGTTTTGATGCGTGGATGGATAATTATTCCTTAGCTTACAATGATTTTGATAAAACTAAAAAGATTATAGACAAAGCGATGAAAAAACTCAAAAAAGGTGGGAAATTTCTTTCTGTAACTCCAAGTCTTTACAATGATGGTTTTGAAAAAGATGAGAGTTTGGGGTATCATTTAGTAAAACCTACAAGTGGAAGTGATGCTTGCACAGGTATTATAAGGTATTGTGATGAAAAAGATTTACGAAAACTTTATGAGAGTGCAACCTATAGTATTAGTGATATAAAAATTCACATACAAAAAAATTTAACCAAACAATTAAATGAACTTTTTATAGTTGAAGGATATAAAATATGAATATATGGGAACAAATTTTTTCTAAAAAAGAATGGGGCAAGTATCCAAGTGAAAATGTTATAAGATTTATAGCAAGGAATTTTTATAATGTGCAAGATAGAAGTAAAATCAATATTTTAGAACTTGGTTTTGGAACAGGAGCTAATTTATGGTTTTGTGCAAAAGAAGGTTTTAGTGTAAGTGGTATAGAATGGAGCAAAACAGGATTAGAGCGTTTTAAAGCTCGTATGAAAGATGAGAATTTAAGTGATAAAATCAAGCAAATTGAACTGGGTGATTATATCGATAAATTAGATAGTTTTAAAGATGATAGTTTTGATGCCATTATAGATGTGGCATCGCTTTGTTGCAACGATAGAGAAAAGTCAAAAAATATTTTCACAAAAGCCGTTAGAAAACTTAAAAAGGGTGGCAAGTTTTATTCTAGTGCTTTATCCAAGCAAGTTTTTGGATATGAAGCTGACAAAGGAGATTTTTTCGAGCCAAATCACGGAATTTACATCAAAATGGGTTCTTTGCGTTTTGATGATGAAAAAAGCTTAAAAGAACTTTATAAAGAATTAAAATGTATCAATTTTTATACCCAAACCTTAAAGGATAAGCAAAGTATCAAAGAAGAAATTTTAATCTTTGAAGGTGAAAAAAGCTCTACAGAAGCTATGGGGGGGGGGATTATCAAAAACAAGGCTTTGGAAAATGAGTAAAATTCTACTTGAAAAATTAGATGATCATTTCTTTTGTGATGATTTTGGCGAGGACATTTATTTTCAAAAAGAATATGCAAAATTTTATGGAAAAGTTTTTGAATTTGTTTATAAAGAAAATGGAAATTTTTTAAAAATTGTAGCCAATAAAAAAAGTATAAAGAATACTTCTTTTTTTGATTTGCAAAGTCCTTATGGGTATGGTGGAATTTATAGCAATAGCATGGATAAAGCCTTTTTAACGAGAGCTTTAGAGAATTTAAGACAGCGTGCTTTGAAGGAAAATATCGTTGCTTTTTTTATAAGATTTCATCCTTTTGATAAAAATTTAAGTTTTTATGAAAAAAAGCTTGATTTTTTCTTAAAAGAAAGAAAGATAGTCATAGTGCCAATCTATAAAAATTTAGAACAAATCAGAGCCAATTATAGTCCAAGAATAAAAACTTATGTGAAAAAAGCAAGAAAAGAACTTGAAATTTCAAAGGCAAAGGCAAGTGATGCTAAGGATTTTAAAAGACTTTACGATGAAACCATGAGAAGAAATCAAGCAGGTGAGTTTTATTTTTTTGATGATGATTATTTTAAAGAGCTTTTTAATTTTAAACAAAGCTTAATCTTAAAAGCAAGTTATAGGGGTGAAATTTTAGCCTATGCTAGTTTTTTCTTAGGTAAGAAATTTGCCTACTATCATCTTAGTGCAAATAAAAATGAAAAAAATGCCAATGCGGCTTTACTTGATTTTTCTTTTGAACTTTGTTTAAACAAAAATATTGATTTTATCCTACTTGGCGGTGGGGTGAAGGATGATGATAATTTGTTTTATTTTAAGCAAAAATTTTCAACACTTGAAAGCTTTTTTTACATAGGTGGGATAGTTTTTGATGTTTTAAATTATAAAAAATTTTGTAAAGATTATAAAAATAATTTTTTCCTCAAATACCGCAATGGGGGGGGGTAGTTATTTTTACAATCTTTATATGGAGTAAAAATGAAATATTGTGATTATTGTGTTATGCCAGATACCAGACCCGGACTTAAATTTTTTAAAGATGAAAATGGCAAAAATATATGCAGTGCTTGTGTTAATCATAAAAATAAAGAAAATATTGATTATAAAGCAAGATTTAAAGAGCTTGAAGCCTTATGCGATAAATACCGCAGAATGAATGGAAAATTTGAATATGATTGTGCTATTGCCGTAAGTGGAGGTAAAGATTCGCATTTTCAAGTGCATATCATGAAAGAAAAACTTGAAATGAATCCTATTCTTTTTAGCGTTGAAGATAATTTCACCATGACTGAAGCAGGTAAGAAAAATCTTAAAAATTTAAGTGAAACTTTTGGTTGTCATATCATTAGCTTAAAACCTGATATCAAAACTCAAAAAAAAGTTATGCTAAAAACCTTTGAAAAATATGGAAAACCCACTTGGTTTATTGATAGACTGATTTACAGCTATCCTTTTGCTATGGCTTTAAAATTTAATACACCTTTATTGGTTTATGGAGAAAATGTTAGTTATGAATATGGAGGTAGTGATACCGAAGAAACTCCTAGCGCCAAAGAAATATTTTTAAATGGTGTAGCTAGTGATTTAGATATAAATGAATTTATAGACGATGAAATCAAAGAAGAAAATTTGCAACTTTTTTTCAATCCAAGCAAAGATAAACTCGATAAACTTGATCCTATTTATCTGAGCTATTTTATAAAATGGAATTCTTACTCAAATTATATCTTTGCTAAAAGTCGTGGATTTAGCGATTTGCAAGATGAGTGGGATAGAAGTCATTGTGCAGAAAATTTTGATCAAGTTGATAGTATAGGCTATATCCTACACGCTTGGATGAAATATCCCAAATTTGGTCATGCTATGGCAAGTGATTATGCAGCTCGTTTTGTGCGCTATGGGCTTTTAAGCAGAAAAGAAGCCATTGAACTCGTGCAAAAAAGAGATCATAAGCTTGACAATAAATGTGTTGAAGATTTTTGCAACTTCATAGGTATTAGCAAAACCACATTTTGGAAAATAGTAGAAAAACACTATAATATGGATTTATTTTATAAAAATGATTTTGGAGAATTTAAATTAAAAAATAAATTACAATAAAAATATAAAGGAAAGAAATGCAAAACTCATTAGAAACTTATACAATGAAATATAATGAAAATGGATACGGATTACTTTTTCCAGATGCTCATGTAGTACGTTTTTATGAAAGAATTTTAAAATACAAACTAAATAAAATAAATGGAAATTTACTTGATTTTGGTTGTGGCAATGGTGTACATTCAGCGTATTTTCAAAGCAAAGGGTTTAAAACCTTCGGAATAGATATAGTTCCAAGTTTAAAAGAAATTTGGGAGCAAAATATTAGGGGGGGGGGATATTGTAAAATTATAGAACCAAATTCTAGTATCAAAGGACTTTTTGATGAAAATATGGATATCATCTTTGCAAATCAAAGTCTTTACTATATACCCTTAAAAGAACTTAAACAAAATATTTTAGAATTTTACGAACTTTTAAACACGGGTGGAATACTTTTTGCTACAATGATGAGCAAGAAAAATTATTATTTTTCCCACAGTCAAAAAGAAGAAAAAAATGGCTTGAGTAAAGTTGAAATTAATGGAAGATTAAATGAAACAAGCTTTATACATTTTATTGATAAAGCCCAAGATCTAGAAAATCTTTTTCAACCTTTTGAAACTTTATTTTTAGGAGATTATGATCCTATTAATTTTTATAATTTTGAAGGATCAGCACACCATTACATTTATGTAGGTATTAAAAAATAAAATTTTGCCTTTATTTTAAGGCAAAATAAAGGCAAAACTATGAAAAAAACTCTTATCATCGCAGAAGCAGGGGTTAATCACAATGGTGATTTAAATTTGGCTAAAAAGTTAATAGAAGTCGCAGCAGACTCAGGGGCTGATTTTGTTAAATTTCAAAGTTTTAAAGCCAAAAACTGCATCAGTATAAAGGCTAAAAAAGCACCCTATCAGCTTAAAACCACAGCTAGCGATGAGAGTCAACTTCAAATGGTGCAAAAACTTGAACTCGATCTTAAAGCTCACAAAGAGCTTATCTTGCACGCAAAAAAATGCAATATCGCCTTTCTTTCTACTCCTTTTGATCTTGAAAGTGTAGATCTTTTAAATGAGTTAGGCTTAAAAATCTTTAAAATTCCAAGCGGAGAAATCACCAATCTACCCTATCTTAAAAAAATTGCAAAACTTGATAAAAAAATCATACTTTCAACCGGCATGGCAAATTTAGGCGAGATAGAACAAGCTTTAAATGTGCTTTGCAAAAACGGTACTAAACGCCAAAACATCACTCTTTTACACTGCACTACAGAATACCCTGCCCCTTTTGATGAGGTCAATCTGAAAGCCATGCAAAGCTTAAAAGATGCTTTTAAACTTGATGTGGGCTATTCTGATCACACAAGGGGCATACACATTTCCCTAGCTGCGGTTGCCTTAGGAGCTTGTGTGATAGAAAAGCATTTTACCCTAGATAAAAATATGTCAGGACCTGATCATAAAGCAAGTTTAGAACCTCAAGAACTAAAAATGCTTTGCACCCAAATAAGACAAATACAAAAGGCAATGGGTGATGGCATAAAAAAAGCAAGTAAAAGCGAACAAAAAAATATCAACATAGTAAGAAAAAGTTTAGTCGCTAAAAAAGATATCCAAAAAGGAGAAATTTTTAACGAAGGAAATCTTACTACCAAACGCCCCGCAAATGGTATAAGTGCTATGAGATATGAAGAGTTTTTAGGTAAAATTGCTACTAAAAACTACAAAGAAGATGAGCTTATCCGTGAGTAAAAGAAAAATTTGTATAGTCAGTGCAACAAGGGCTGAATGGTATCTTTTAAGAAATTTATGTCATGAAATTCAAAACGATAAAGATCTAAGCCTTCAAATCATCGCTACAGGAGCACATTTAAGCCCTGAGTTTGGACTCACTTATAAAGAAATAGAAAAAGAATTTAAAATCACTAAGAAAATTCCTATCCTACTTGCAAATGATGATAAAATAAGCCTTTGCAAAAGCATGAGTTTAGCTTTTAGTGCTTTTAGCGATGCTTTTGAAGACTTAAAACCTGATATGGTGGTAATTTTAGGCGATCGTTATGAAATGCTTAGCGTAGCAAGTGTATGTCTTTTGATGCACATACCTTTAGTGCATTTATGTGGCGGGGAGCTTACTTTAGGGGCTATTGATGATAGTATAAGACACAGCATTTCAAAAATGTCACATTTACATTTTGTAAGTCATGAAATTTATAAAAAAAGGCTTTTGCAACTTGGAGAAGAAGAAAAAAGGGTTTTTAATATAGGTTCTTTAGCTTCTACTATCATAAAAAATATGAATTTTTTAAACAAAAAAGATTTAGAAAAAGCCTTAGAAATGAAACTAGATAAAGAACTTTACTTAATCACTTATCATCCTTTAACCTTAAATGTAAAAAATACTCAAAAAGAGATTAAAACCTTACTTAAAAAACTTGACACCCTTAAAAACGCAAGTTTGATTTTTACCAAAGCAAATGCCGATGAAAATGGACTTTTAATCAATGAAATTTTGCAAAATTACTGCCAAAAAAACTCACACAAGGCTAAACTTTTTGATAATCTTGGCTCACAAAAATACCTAAGTCTTATGAAAATAGCCAAAGCCATGATAGGCAATTCTTCAAGCGGTATTAGTGAAAGTCCTTTTTTTAAAACTCCTTGCATTAATATAGGCGATAGACAAAAAGGGCGTTTAAGAACTCAAAATATCATTGATTGCGAAATCAACGATCTTGATCAAGCTTTTGAAAAATTAGAAAGCAAAGAATTTAAACAAAATTTAAAAAATTTTAAAAACCCTTATGATAATGATAAAAATCCCAATAAATTCATAAAAACTTGCCTAAAAAATGCAAATTTAGATACAATTTTACATAAAAATTTCATCGATTTATAAGGCTTAGTGTGGATATAAACAAACTCAAACTCACCCCTGATTCAAGCATAGAAGAAGCTTTAAAAATAGTCGGGCAAGAACGCGTTAGACTAGGCATTATAGTTGATAAAAAGGATAAATTTTTAGGAGTCATTAGCGATTCAAACATCAGAAAAGCTTTAATTAGTGGCAAAACTTTAAAAGATAGTATCAAGGATATTTACACTAAAAATCCCATCACCATAAAAGAAAACACAAGCAAAGAACAGCTTTTAAAAATTTCTGCTAAAACCGATATTTATGATTTTCCTGTTTTAGATGAAAAAGGGCAAATTCTTTCCATAAAATCTGTCTCATCGCTCTTAAAAGCCAATCCAAACTCCATTATCATCATGGCTGGTGGCTTAGGCTCTCGCTTAAAAGAGCTGACTAAAGATACTCCAAAACCCATGCTAAAAGTAGGCAAAAAGCCTATTTTAGAAAGTATAGTCCAAAGGCTTAAAAATCAAAATTTTGAAAATTTTATCTTTTGTGTGAATTATAAAAAACAAATCATAGAAGATTATTTTCAAAAAGGGCAAAAATTTGGGGTTAAAATTTCTTATATTAAAGAGCGTAAAAAACTAGGCACAGCAGGAGCTTTAAGCCTTATAAAACAAGAATTTAAAGAAAGTTTTATCGTTATGAATGCAGACATTTTAACCGAGCTTGATTTTAATGATCTTTTAAAAGCGCATAAAAAATCAAAAGCTTTAATGAGCGTTTGCGTGCGTGAGTTTGAGCAACAAATTCCTTATGGAGTGATCACTCAAAAACAAGGTTTTATAGAAAATATAGAAGAAAAACCTACCCAAAAATTCCTAGTAAGTGCGGGGATTTATGTACTTGAAAATGAAATTTTAAATTTAATTGCTAAAAATGAATACCTAGATATGCCAGAACTCATCAAACTCGCTCTGCAAAAAGGTAAGGTAAATACCTATATCATCAATGATTATTGGATCGACATTGGAAGGCCAGATGAGTTTTTAAAAGCCAATGAGGATTTTAAATGAAAGTCTTAATCATAGGCTTTGGAAGCATAGGAAAAAAGCATTTTTTAGCCTTAAAAAATTTAAAGTATGAAGTAAGTTTGCTTTCTTTAAGTGCTAAAAAAGAAGAGTTTGAAAAAACTCAAATCTATCGTTCCTTAAAAGAATGTCATTTAAATGAATTTGATCTTTTTATCATCGCAAATATCACCACAGAGCATTTTAACACCTTAAAAGCTTTAAATGAGCTCGTAAAAGATAAAATCATACTCGTAGAAAAACCTTTATTTGAAAAGGTGCAAAATTTCACAAGCTCAAAAAATCACATTTATGTAGCGTATTTACTGCGTTTTCATCCTGTGATTGTAGCTTTAAAAAAACTTTTAAAAGGTGAAAAAATTTATTTTGCTAGTTTGGTTTGCAATTCTTATTTGCCCCATTGGAGGGCTTTAGACTACAGGCAAAATTACAGCGCTAAAAAAGAGCTAGGTGGTGGGGTTTTACTCGATCTTTCTCATGAAATCGATCTAGCCTTTTTTCTTTTTGGAAACTTAGAGCTTATATACTCCCAAAATGCTAAAATTTCAGAGCTTGACATAACAAGCGATGATTTTGCCTTTTTGGCTTTAAAAAATTCACAAGAAGCTAAAATTCATATAGAATTAGACTATTTTTCTAAATTTAACAAAAGAGAAATTACCATTCACACTTTAGAAAAAAGCTTTAAAGCCGATTTAATAAACAATAAAATCGAAATTTATCACAAAGATCAAAGTCAAAAAATCTTAAATTTTGAAAACGATACGATAAAAACCCTTCAAAATTTACATCAAGCAATCTCTGAAAAAGACAAAGAACTTTGCGATCTTAAGCAAGCTTTAAAAGTACTTGAACTTTGTGATGAAGTAAGGAAAAAAAATGGCTGAAATTTTATGCACCATTTGTGCTAGAGGTGGAAGTAAAGGCGTTAAAAACAAAAATATTAGAAAGATTAACGAACTTGAAATGATAGCTTATAGCATCATACAAGCTCAAAATTCAAAGCTTTTTAAACACATAGTCATAAGTACTGATAGTGATGAAATCGCAAGTGTAGCCCAAAAATACGATGCTGAAGTTTTTTTTAAAAGAGAAGCCCATCTTGCCAATGATCAGGCTGCAAAACTTCCTGTCATGCGTGATGCCTTGCTAAGAAGTGAAGAGCACTTTAAAACGCGTTTTGAAACTCTCATAGACTTAGATGCTTCAGCCCCGCTTCGCTCAAGCCTTGATATAAAAAAAGCTTATGAAAGTTTTGTTAAAAATGATAATTCCAATCTCATCACCGCAGTTCCTGCTAGACGCAATCCTTATTTTAACCTCGTAGAAATACAAAATAACAAGGTAGTAAAATCCAAAGAAGGAAATTTTACCACTCGCCAAAGTGCCCCAAAATGCTACGATATGAACGCTAGTATTTATATCTTTAAAAGGGATTATCTTTTAGAAAATGATAGTGTTTTTGGAGAAAAAACAGGGCTTTTTGTAATGGATGAAAGCACGGCTTTTGATATTGATAGCGAGCTTGATTTTAAAATCGTAGAGTTTTTAATCTCTTTAAAAAATTTATCTCCAAAGGATTTTTAATGCTTGAAAATAAGATCATCTTTGTAACAGGAGCTTGCGGACGCATAGGTAAAGCGCTTTGCAAAAAAATACTTCTTAGCAAAGGTATCCCTATACTCGCAGATATCAACAAAGAATGCTTAAATAAATTGCAAGAAAATTTAGAAACAAATTTTAAAACAAAACTTTTAAGCTTAGAACTTGACATCACCAAACAAGAAAGTTTACAAATTGCCCTTCAAAAAAGTCAAGAAAGATACGGCAAAATCGATGCTTTTGTTAACTCAAGCTATCCTTTTGGCAAAGATTGGGGTAAAACGCCTTATTATGAACTCAAATACGAACAAATTTGTGAAAGTTTAAATTTACATTTAGCAGGCTTTATGCTGGCTGCTCAAGAATTTGTGAAATTTTTTAAACAACAAGGCTATGGCAATATCATCA encodes:
- a CDS encoding N-acetyl sugar amidotransferase yields the protein MKYCDYCVMPDTRPGLKFFKDENGKNICSACVNHKNKENIDYKARFKELEALCDKYRRMNGKFEYDCAIAVSGGKDSHFQVHIMKEKLEMNPILFSVEDNFTMTEAGKKNLKNLSETFGCHIISLKPDIKTQKKVMLKTFEKYGKPTWFIDRLIYSYPFAMALKFNTPLLVYGENVSYEYGGSDTEETPSAKEIFLNGVASDLDINEFIDDEIKEENLQLFFNPSKDKLDKLDPIYLSYFIKWNSYSNYIFAKSRGFSDLQDEWDRSHCAENFDQVDSIGYILHAWMKYPKFGHAMASDYAARFVRYGLLSRKEAIELVQKRDHKLDNKCVEDFCNFIGISKTTFWKIVEKHYNMDLFYKNDFGEFKLKNKLQ
- a CDS encoding class I SAM-dependent methyltransferase, with the translated sequence MQNSLETYTMKYNENGYGLLFPDAHVVRFYERILKYKLNKINGNLLDFGCGNGVHSAYFQSKGFKTFGIDIVPSLKEIWEQNIRGGGYCKIIEPNSSIKGLFDENMDIIFANQSLYYIPLKELKQNILEFYELLNTGGILFATMMSKKNYYFSHSQKEEKNGLSKVEINGRLNETSFIHFIDKAQDLENLFQPFETLFLGDYDPINFYNFEGSAHHYIYVGIKK
- the legI gene encoding N,N'-diacetyllegionaminate synthase, giving the protein MKKTLIIAEAGVNHNGDLNLAKKLIEVAADSGADFVKFQSFKAKNCISIKAKKAPYQLKTTASDESQLQMVQKLELDLKAHKELILHAKKCNIAFLSTPFDLESVDLLNELGLKIFKIPSGEITNLPYLKKIAKLDKKIILSTGMANLGEIEQALNVLCKNGTKRQNITLLHCTTEYPAPFDEVNLKAMQSLKDAFKLDVGYSDHTRGIHISLAAVALGACVIEKHFTLDKNMSGPDHKASLEPQELKMLCTQIRQIQKAMGDGIKKASKSEQKNINIVRKSLVAKKDIQKGEIFNEGNLTTKRPANGISAMRYEEFLGKIATKNYKEDELIRE
- the legG gene encoding GDP-N,N'-diacetylbacillosamine 2-epimerase (hydrolyzing), with product MSKRKICIVSATRAEWYLLRNLCHEIQNDKDLSLQIIATGAHLSPEFGLTYKEIEKEFKITKKIPILLANDDKISLCKSMSLAFSAFSDAFEDLKPDMVVILGDRYEMLSVASVCLLMHIPLVHLCGGELTLGAIDDSIRHSISKMSHLHFVSHEIYKKRLLQLGEEEKRVFNIGSLASTIIKNMNFLNKKDLEKALEMKLDKELYLITYHPLTLNVKNTQKEIKTLLKKLDTLKNASLIFTKANADENGLLINEILQNYCQKNSHKAKLFDNLGSQKYLSLMKIAKAMIGNSSSGISESPFFKTPCINIGDRQKGRLRTQNIIDCEINDLDQAFEKLESKEFKQNLKNFKNPYDNDKNPNKFIKTCLKNANLDTILHKNFIDL
- a CDS encoding nucleotidyltransferase family protein → MDINKLKLTPDSSIEEALKIVGQERVRLGIIVDKKDKFLGVISDSNIRKALISGKTLKDSIKDIYTKNPITIKENTSKEQLLKISAKTDIYDFPVLDEKGQILSIKSVSSLLKANPNSIIIMAGGLGSRLKELTKDTPKPMLKVGKKPILESIVQRLKNQNFENFIFCVNYKKQIIEDYFQKGQKFGVKISYIKERKKLGTAGALSLIKQEFKESFIVMNADILTELDFNDLLKAHKKSKALMSVCVREFEQQIPYGVITQKQGFIENIEEKPTQKFLVSAGIYVLENEILNLIAKNEYLDMPELIKLALQKGKVNTYIINDYWIDIGRPDEFLKANEDFK
- the ptmF gene encoding L-glutamine-D-fructose-6-phosphate isomerase subunit, producing MKVLIIGFGSIGKKHFLALKNLKYEVSLLSLSAKKEEFEKTQIYRSLKECHLNEFDLFIIANITTEHFNTLKALNELVKDKIILVEKPLFEKVQNFTSSKNHIYVAYLLRFHPVIVALKKLLKGEKIYFASLVCNSYLPHWRALDYRQNYSAKKELGGGVLLDLSHEIDLAFFLFGNLELIYSQNAKISELDITSDDFAFLALKNSQEAKIHIELDYFSKFNKREITIHTLEKSFKADLINNKIEIYHKDQSQKILNFENDTIKTLQNLHQAISEKDKELCDLKQALKVLELCDEVRKKNG